In the Salvelinus fontinalis isolate EN_2023a chromosome 34, ASM2944872v1, whole genome shotgun sequence genome, one interval contains:
- the LOC129833123 gene encoding hemoglobin subunit beta isoform X1, producing MVQWTDFERATIQSVFEKMDYDDVGPAALSRCLVVYPWTQRYFGNFGNLYNAAAIQGNPMVAAHGKTVLHGLDRAVKNMDDIKSTYAELSVLHSEKLHVDPDNFRVKLNVLLHTRYLPIYYNSVSECVFLHVHGSFLLQLLADCLTIVVAARMGAAFTADVQGAFQKFLAVVVSSLGKQYH from the exons ATGGTTCAGTGGACAGACTTTGAGCGCGCCACCATTCAGAGCGTCTTCGAGAAGATGGACTACGATGACGTAGGCCCCGCGGCTCTTTCCAG GTGTCTGGTCGTGTACCCCTGGACCCAGAGGTATTTCGGTAACTTTGGAAACCTGTACAACGCCGCTGCCATCCAGGGAAACCCAATGGTCGCCGCTCACGGAAAGACCGTTCTGCACGGACTGGACCGGGCTGTCAAGAACATGGATGACATCAAGTCCACCTACGCAGAGCTGAGCGTGCTGCACTCCGAGAAACTGCACGTGGATCCCGACAACTTCCGGGTAAAGTTAAATGTTCTACTTCATACAAGGTACTTGCCTATCTATTATAATAGTGTGTCAGAATGCGTTTTTTTACATGTCCACGGCTCCTTTCTTTTGCAGCTGCTGGCTGACTGCCTTACTATTGTTGTTGCTGCGAGAATGGGTGCTGCCTTCACCGCTGACGTCCAGGGCGCGTTCCAGAAGTTCCTGGCCGTCGTGGTGAGCTCCCTGGGCAAACAGTACCACTAG
- the LOC129833123 gene encoding hemoglobin subunit beta isoform X2 — MVQWTDFERATIQSVFEKMDYDDVGPAALSRCLVVYPWTQRYFGNFGNLYNAAAIQGNPMVAAHGKTVLHGLDRAVKNMDDIKSTYAELSVLHSEKLHVDPDNFRLLADCLTIVVAARMGAAFTADVQGAFQKFLAVVVSSLGKQYH; from the exons ATGGTTCAGTGGACAGACTTTGAGCGCGCCACCATTCAGAGCGTCTTCGAGAAGATGGACTACGATGACGTAGGCCCCGCGGCTCTTTCCAG GTGTCTGGTCGTGTACCCCTGGACCCAGAGGTATTTCGGTAACTTTGGAAACCTGTACAACGCCGCTGCCATCCAGGGAAACCCAATGGTCGCCGCTCACGGAAAGACCGTTCTGCACGGACTGGACCGGGCTGTCAAGAACATGGATGACATCAAGTCCACCTACGCAGAGCTGAGCGTGCTGCACTCCGAGAAACTGCACGTGGATCCCGACAACTTCCGG CTGCTGGCTGACTGCCTTACTATTGTTGTTGCTGCGAGAATGGGTGCTGCCTTCACCGCTGACGTCCAGGGCGCGTTCCAGAAGTTCCTGGCCGTCGTGGTGAGCTCCCTGGGCAAACAGTACCACTAG